One genomic region from Saccharomyces cerevisiae S288C chromosome XI, complete sequence encodes:
- the RPS21A gene encoding 40S ribosomal protein eS21 RPS21A (Protein component of the small (40S) ribosomal subunit; homologous to mammalian ribosomal protein S21, no bacterial homolog; RPS21A has a paralog, RPS21B, that arose from the whole genome duplication): MENDKGQLVELYVPRKCSATNRIIKADDHASVQINVAKVDEEGRAIPGEYVTYALSGYVRSRGESDDSLNRLAQNDGLLKNVWSYSR, from the exons ATGGAAAACGATAAGGGCCAATTA GTCGAACTTTACGttccaagaaaatgttCTGCTACCAACAGAATCATCAAGGCTGATGACCACGCATCTGTTCAAATCAACGTCGCTAAggttgatgaagaaggaCGTGCTATCCCAGGTGAGTACGTTACCTACGCTTTGTCCGGTTACGTTAGATCCAGAGGTGAATCTGATGATTCTTTGAACCGTTTGGCTCAAAACGATGGTTTGTTAAAGAACGTCTGGTCTTACTCACGttaa
- the GLG1 gene encoding glycogenin glucosyltransferase GLG1 (Glycogenin glucosyltransferase; self-glucosylating initiator of glycogen synthesis, also glucosylates n-dodecyl-beta-D-maltoside; SWAT-GFP and mCherry fusion proteins localize to the cell periphery and vacuole respectively; similar to mammalian glycogenin; GLG1 has a paralog, GLG2, that arose from the whole genome duplication) has protein sequence MYKKLAIATLLYSADYLPGVFALGHQVNKLLEEAGKKGDIETCLIVTTSLFNGTLSELAKNILQSIYTKIVLVEPLNCQEESIQKNSENLALLERPELSFALIKARLWELTQFEQVLYLDSDTLPLNKEFLKLFDIMSKQTTSQVGAIADIGWPDMFNSGVMMLIPDADTASVLQNYIFENTSIDGSDQGILNQFFNQNCCTDELVKDSFSREWVQLSFTYNVTIPNLGYQSSPAMNYFKPSIKLIHFIGKHKPWSLWSQKNFIKNEYHDQWNEVYEEFKEEHQLNNEVSKPKISDSDKTETPETITPVDAPPSNEPTTNQEIDTISTVEENVDNQNAEPVPNSDHSPAPNPVPLDFTKWLTTFINKDHLTNQPVNESREYSKENDNNIINSSSNRDQESPPNSTQELNSSYSVVSTQADSDEHQNAEEEDSTTDNASNSGEESHLDDISTAASSNNNVSNQPDGKNFSNSKENNISVESSPSNPEQKRSTDNIQKPSVSTNDLPDDVEPHTSVDDNIQYLEKDKEGYEEFLPDVYESNAIDNEEEFFDDDARDATEGETKTSAVADKQEDMKLTAEETNQPQQEMPNFKFDWEDSDYLSKVERCFPDDIFEYAVE, from the coding sequence ATGTATAAGAAGCTGGCTATTGCCACATTGCTCTATTCCGCAGATTATTTACCAGGTGTGTTTGCCCTTGGTCACCAAGTGAATAAATTGTTAGAGGAAGCAGGCAAAAAAGGCGACATTGAAACATGCCTTATTGTGACGACCTCTCTATTTAATGGCACTTTAAGCGAGCTAGCCAAGAATATTTTACAATCAATATACACCAAAATTGTGTTGGTAGAGCCTTTAAATTGCCAAGAAGAAAGCATACAGAAGAATAGTGAGAATTTAGCTCTTTTGGAAAGACCTGAATTATCCTTTGCCTTAATCAAAGCAAGACTATGGGAATTAACTCAGTTCGAACAAGTTCTTTACTTGGATTCCGACACTTTACCTCTGAATAAAGAATTTTTAAAGTTGTTTGACATTATGTCTAAACAAACCACGTCACAAGTGGGTGCTATTGCTGATATCGGCTGGCCTGATATGTTCAATAGCGGTGTCATGATGCTAATACCGGATGCTGATACTGCATCCGTTTTAcaaaattatatttttgaaaacacTTCAATTGATGGTTCTGACCAGGGCATTTTAAACCAGTTCTTCAATCAAAATTGTTGCACTGATGAGCTAGTTAAAGACAGTTTCTCTCGAGAATGGGTACAGTTATCATTTACGTATAACGTAACTATTCCTAATTTAGGCTACCAATCTTCACCTGCTATGAATTACTTTAAACCTAGCATTAAGTTGATTCATTTCATTGGGAAACACAAGCCATGGTCATTGTGGTCCCAAAAGaatttcattaaaaacGAGTATCATGATCAATGGAATGAGGTATACGAGGAATTTAAGGAAGAACATCAATTAAATAACGAAGTTTCGAAGCCAAAGATTAGTGATTCCGATAAAACTGAGACTCCTGAAACGATAACCCCAGTGGATGCCCCTCCATCGAACGAACCCACTACGAATCAAGAGATCGACACAATTAGTACAGTGGAAGAAAACGTGGACAACCAGAACGCCGAGCCTGTTCCTAACTCGGATCATAGCCCTGCTCCTAACCCTGTCCCATTGGATTTTACCAAGTGGTTAACAACCTTTATTAACAAAGATCACTTGACTAATCAGCCAGTAAATGAAAGCAGAGAATATTCGAAAGAGAATGATAACAATATAATCAATAGCAGTTCAAACCGCGACCAAGAAAGTCCTCCAAATAGTACTCAGGAACTAAACAGCTCTTATAGCGTTGTGAGTACTCAAGCTGATAGCGATGAGCACCAAAATGCAGAAGAGGAGGATAGTACGACAGATAACGCTTCAAATTCTGGAGAAGAAAGCCACCTCGATGATATAAGCACGGCCGCTTCTTCCAATAACAATGTAAGTAATCAACCAGATGGCAAAAATTTTAGCAattctaaagaaaataatatcagTGTCGAATCTAGCCCTTCAAATCCAGAACAGAAAAGGTCAACTGACAATATACAAAAACCAAGTGTTTCTACTAATGACTTACCAGACGACGTAGAACCACATACCTCTGTTGATGACAATATACAGTACttagaaaaagacaagGAAGGTTATGAAGAATTTCTTCCGGACGTGTACGAGTCAAATGCAATCGATaacgaagaagaattttttgatgacGATGCAAGAGATGCTACCGAAGGAGAAACGAAGACGAGTGCAGTTGCAGATAAACAGGAGGATATGAAACTTACAGCAGAGGAAACCAACCAACCGCAACAAGAAATGCCCAACTTCAAATTTGACTGGGAGGACTCTGATTATCTATCCAAAGTAGAGAGGTGTTTCCctgatgatatttttgagTATGCAGTAGAGTAA
- the TIF1 gene encoding translation initiation factor eIF4A (Translation initiation factor eIF4A; DEAD-box RNA helicase that couples ATPase activity to mRNA binding and unwinding; ATP hydrolysis accelerates the recruitment of mRNA during 48S preinitiation complex (PIC) assembly; ATPase activity stimulated by either eIF4G1 or by the PIC in an eIF3g and eIFGi subunit-dependent manner, independent of eIF4E and eIF4G; subunit of the mRNA cap-binding protein complex (eIF4F) with eIF4E and eIF4G; protein abundance increases in response to DNA replication stress), with protein sequence MSEGITDIEESQIQTNYDKVVYKFDDMELDENLLRGVFGYGFEEPSAIQQRAIMPIIEGHDVLAQAQSGTGKTGTFSIAALQRIDTSVKAPQALMLAPTRELALQIQKVVMALAFHMDIKVHACIGGTSFVEDAEGLRDAQIVVGTPGRVFDNIQRRRFRTDKIKMFILDEADEMLSSGFKEQIYQIFTLLPPTTQVVLLSATMPNDVLEVTTKFMRNPVRILVKKDELTLEGIKQFYVNVEEEEYKYECLTDLYDSISVTQAVIFCNTRRKVEELTTKLRNDKFTVSAIYSDLPQQERDTIMKEFRSGSSRILISTDLLARGIDVQQVSLVINYDLPANKENYIHRIGRGGRFGRKGVAINFVTNEDVGAMRELEKFYSTQIEELPSDIATLLN encoded by the coding sequence ATGTCTGAAGGTATTActgatattgaagaatCCCAAATTCAAACCAACTATGACAAGGTTGTCTACAAGTTCGATGATATGGAATTGGACGAAAACTTGTTAAGAGGTGTTTTCGGTTACGGTTTCGAAGAACCATCTGCCATTCAACAACGTGCCATCATGCCTATTATTGAAGGTCACGATGTCTTGGCTCAAGCTCAATCTGGTACTGGTAAGACCGGTACCTTTTCCATTGCTGCTTTGCAAAGAATTGACACCTCTGTCAAGGCTCCTCAAGCTTTGATGTTGGCTCCAACTAGAGAATTGGCTTTGCAAATCCAAAAGGTTGTCATGGCTTTGGCTTTCCACATGGACATCAAGGTCCACGCTTGTATCGGTGGTACTTCCTTTGTTGAAGACGCTGAAGGTTTGAGAGATGCTCAAATCGTCGTTGGTACTCCAGGTCGTGTTTTTGACAACATCCAAAGACGTAGATTCAGAACTGACAAGATCAAGATGTTCATCTTAGATGAAGCTGATGAAATGTTGTCTTCTGGTTTCAAGGAACAAATCTACCAAATTTTCACCTTACTTCCACCAACCACTCAAGTTGTTCTATTGTCCGCCACCATGCCAAATGACGTCTTGGAAGTTACCACCAAATTTATGAGAAACCCAGTTAGAATTTTGGTTAAGAAGGATGAATTGACTTTGGAAGGTATCAAACAATTCTACGTtaatgttgaagaagaagaatacaaATACGAGTGTTTGACCGATTTATACGACTCTATCTCCGTTACTCAAGCTGTCATCTTCTGTAACACCAGAAGAAAGGTCGAAGAATTGACCACTAAGTTAAGAAACGACAAATTTACCGTTTCTGCCATCTACTCTGATTTACCACAACAAGAAAGAGACACCATCATGAAGGAATTCAGAAGTGGTTCTTCCAGAATTTTGATCTCCACTGATTTGTTGGCTAGAGGTATCGATGTCCAACAAGTTTCTTTGGTTATTAACTACGACTTACCAGCtaacaaagaaaactatATTCACAGAATCGGTAGAGGTGGTCGTTTCGGTAGAAAGGGTGTTGCCATCAACTTTGTTACTAACGAAGACGTTGGCGCTATGAGAGAACTAGAAAAGTTCTACTCCACTcaaattgaagaattgCCATCCGACATCGCTACTTTGTTGAACTAA
- the UTP30 gene encoding Utp30p (Subunit of U3-containing 90S preribosome complex; complex is involved in production of 18S rRNA and assembly of small ribosomal subunit; Utp30p is peripherally associated with 90S preribosome and appears partially redundant with its paralog Cic1p), with translation MVESNDIIKSGLAEKALKALILQCEENPSLKNDKDIHIIINTGKKMGINRDNIPRIIPLTKYKLFKPRDLNILLITKDPSALYRETLTKDEHTSELFKEIISVKNLRRRFKGSKLTQLYKDFDLVVADYRVHHLLPEVLGSRFYHGSKKLPYMIRMSKEVKLKRQQMVEKCDPIYVRAQLRSICKNTSYIPNNDNCLSVRVGYIQKHSIPEILQNIQDTINFLTDKSKRPQGGVIKGGIISIFVKTSNSTSLPIYQFSEARENQKNEDLSDIKL, from the coding sequence ATGGTTGAGTCAAATGATATTATAAAAAGTGGGCTGGCAGAGAAAGCACTAAAGGCTCTAATTTTACAATGTGAAGAGAACCCATctttaaaaaatgataagGACATACACATAATCATCAACACGGGCAAAAAAATGGGCATAAACAGGGACAACATCCCCCGTATTATTCCATTAACAAAGTACAAGCTATTTAAACCAAGGGACCTAAACATATTACTCATTACCAAGGATCCCTCTGCCTTGTATAGAGAAACTTTGACGAAAGACGAGCATACGTCGGAATTATTCAAGGAAATTATAAGTGTCAAGAACTTGAGACGTAGATTCAAAGGGAGTAAACTGACCCAACTTTATAAAGATTTTGACTTGGTCGTTGCCGATTACAGAGTTCACCACTTACTTCCGGAGGTTCTTGGTAGCAGATTTTATCACGGTAGTAAAAAATTGCCATACATGATCCGCATGTCGAAAGAAGTAAAATTGAAGCGTCAACAAATGGTCGAAAAATGTGACCCCATTTACGTGAGAGCACAATTGAGAAGTATATGTAAGAATACCTCATACATTCCCAATAATGACAACTGCTTAAGCGTCAGGGTCGGttatattcaaaaacacTCCATACCAGAAATTTTGCAAAACATCCAAGATACAATAAACTTTCTCACTGATAAAAGTAAGAGACCGCAAGGCGGCGTCATTAAAGGAGGAATAATATCTATATTTGTCAAGACCAGTAACAGTACTAGTTTGCCTATATATCAGTTTTCAGAGGCTAGAGAAAATcagaaaaatgaagatcTGAGTGATATTAAATTGTAA
- the KTR2 gene encoding mannosyltransferase KTR2 (Mannosyltransferase involved in N-linked protein glycosylation; member of the KRE2/MNT1 mannosyltransferase family; KTR2 has a paralog, YUR1, that arose from the whole genome duplication), translated as MQICKVFLTQVKKLLFVSLLFCLIAQTCWLALVPYQRQLSLDSYFFRRSREVSSRYDFTRRRHMNQTLKLSSNTYNDEPLNKTKGIKNQRENATLLMLVRNWELSGALRSMRSLEDRFNKNYQYDWTFLNDVPFDQEFIEATTAMASGRTQYALIPAEDWNRPSWINETLFEEALQLMEEKNILYGGSKSYRNMCRFNSGFFFRQKILDPYDFYFRVEPDVEYFCDFPYDPFKVMRQNNKKYGFVITMYEYEDTIPSLWEAVEEYLEETESADIDMESNAFGFVSNFDFIGKSFGVIDSNSGYNLCHFWTNFEIGDLNFFRSEKYIRFFEYLDSKGGFYYERWGDAPVHSIAASLLLKKDEIIHFDELGYKHMPFGTCPSAYYLRLQQRCLCDSNHPDNIDLNVISCLRRWWKDGSGKYFLKHDS; from the coding sequence ATGCAAATCTGCAAGGTATTTCTTACACAGGTTAAAAAACTACTTTTTGTTAGTCTTCTATTTTGCTTGATAGCTCAAACATGTTGGCTTGCACTTGTACCATATCAGAGACAGCTGAGCCTAGATTcgtatttttttagaagatCTCGAGAAGTTTCATCGAGATATGATTTTACAAGGAGGCGACATATGAATCAGACGCTGAAGCTATCTAGCAACACTTATAATGATGAACCACTAAACAAGACCAAGggaataaaaaatcaaagagaAAATGCTACATTGTTAATGCTTGTGCGTAATTGGGAACTTTCGGGGGCACTCCGTTCCATGAGATCACTAGAAGACCGTTTCAATAAAAACTACCAGTATGACTGGACATTTCTTAATGATGTCCCATTTGATCAAGAGTTCATCGAAGCCACCACAGCCATGGCTAGTGGTAGAACGCAATACGCTTTAATCCCTGCGGAGGACTGGAACAGGCCATCTTGGATCAACGAAACTCTATTTGAAGAGGCTTTACAATTAAtggaggaaaaaaatatcttgtaCGGTGGGTCAAAGTCATATAGAAATATGTGCCGATTTAATTCtggatttttctttagacAAAAGATATTAGATCCGTACgatttttatttcagaGTTGAGCCAGATGTAGAGTATTTTTGCGATTTTCCCTACGATCCATTCAAGGTGATGAGGCAGAACAATAAGAAATATGGCTTTGTGATAACTATGTATGAATACGAAGATACAATTCCGAGCCTATGGGAAGCTGTAGAAGAATATCTCGAAGAAACAGAGTCAGCAGATATTGACATGGAAAGCAACGCTTTCGGGTTCGTATCAAATTTCGACTTCATCGGTAAATCTTTTGGTGTCATCGATAGTAACAGCGGCTATAATTTATGTCATTTTTGgacaaattttgaaattggcgatttgaactttttcagAAGTGAGAAATACATTAGATTTTTCGAGTACTTGGATTCAAAGGGCGGTTTTTACTATGAAAGGTGGGGAGATGCACCAGTTCATTCGATTGCTGCCTCacttcttttgaaaaaagacgaaATCATCCattttgatgaattagGCTATAAGCATATGCCTTTTGGCACGTGTCCATCTGCATACTACCTGAGACTTCAACAAAGATGTCTTTGTGATAGCAATCACCCAGACAATATTGATCTCAATGTCATCAGCTGCCTGAGAAGATGGTGGAAGGACGGCAGCGGTAAATACTTCCTCAAACACGATTCATAG
- the TFA2 gene encoding transcription factor TFIIE subunit TFA2 (TFIIE small subunit; involved in RNA polymerase II transcription initiation): MSKNRDPLLANLNAFKSKVKSAPVIAPAKVGQKKTNDTVITIDGNTRKRTASERAQENTLNSAKNPVLVDIKKEAGSNSSNAISLDDDDDDEDFGSSPSKKVRPGSIAAAALQANQTDISKSHDSSKLLWATEYIQKKGKPVLVNELLDYLSMKKDDKVIELLKKLDRIEFDPKKGTFKYLSTYDVHSPSELLKLLRSQVTFKGISCKDLKDGWPQCDETINQLEEDSKILVLRTKKDKTPRYVWYNSGGNLKCIDEEFVKMWENVQLPQFAELPRKLQDLGLKPASVDPATIKRQTKRVEVKKKRQRKGKITNTHMTGILKDYSHRV, translated from the coding sequence ATGAGTAAAAACAGGGACCCTCTACTGGCTAATTTGAACGCTTTCAAAAGCAAAGTGAAGTCTGCCCCGGTGATCGCACCCGCTAAAGTTGGACAGAAGAAGACCAATGACACAGTGATTACTATAGATGGAAACACTAGGAAGAGGACGGCCTCCGAACGTGCGCAAGAAAACACTTTGAACTCTGCGAAAAATCCTGTGTTAGTGGatatcaagaaagaagCTGGGAGCAATAGCTCTAATGCTATTTCATTAGATGACGACGATGACGACGAAGATTTTGGTAGCTCtccttcaaaaaaagtaaggCCTGGCTCTATTGCTGCAGCCGCTTTACAAGCAAATCAAACAGATATTTCCAAGAGTCACGATTCTTCAAAGTTGCTTTGGGCGACTGAATACATTCAAAAGAAAGGTAAGCCCGTTTTGGTGAATGAGTTATTGGACTACTtgtcaatgaaaaaagatgacAAGGTTATTGAgcttttaaaaaaattagataGAATAGAGTTTGACCCCAAGAAGGGGACTTTCAAATACCTTTCCACCTACGATGTCCATTCCCCTTCGGAACTGCTGAAGTTGTTACGTTCACAAGTAACATTCAAAGGTATTTCCTGCAAAGACTTGAAAGACGGTTGGCCACAATGCGATGAAACGATTAACCAACTGGAGGAAGACAGCAAAATTTTGGTGTTAAGAACTAAAAAGGATAAAACTCCAAGATACGTTTGGTATAACAGCGGTGGTAACTTGAAATGTATTGACGAGGAGTTTGTTAAAATGTGGGAAAATGTGCAATTACCGCAATTTGCAGAATTGCCAAGAAAGCTGCAAGATTTAGGTCTAAAGCCTGCTAGTGTCGATCCTGCTACTATCAAAAGACAAACAAAGAGAGTTGAAgttaaaaagaagagacaAAGAAAGGGTAAGATTACTAACACTCATATGACCGGTATCTTGAAAGATTATTCCCATAGAGTATGA
- the LAS1 gene encoding rRNA-processing protein LAS1 (Endonuclease involved in pre-rRNA processing at both ends of ITS2; functions with Grc3p in a conserved mechanism to cleave pre-rRNA at a specific site during rRNA processing and ribosome biogenesis; may coordinate the action of the Rat1p-Rai1p exoRNAse; required for the G1/S cell cycle transition; human ortholog is Las1L; mutants require the SSD1-v allele for viability) — MIPPRIVPWRDFAELEELKLWFYPKSKGTIEDKRQRAVQRVQSYRLKGSQYLPHVVDSTAQITCAVLLDEKEACLGVHQDSIPIRLSYVMALIRFVNGLLDPTQQSQFAIPLHTLAAKIGLPSWFVDLRHWGTHERDLPGLEMLRWAANEALSWLYDHYWNDEELEDDRDDDDDDDDTGYGYRRNDKLEKYMESLTKTLDKWKRLRNEFLEYKWVWENANDSLITSSNFSGDNLVNYDAEKRKSSHASSSETMIRENLRQWQELWKLSIYHNVVLEKFFNNYDPLLLKVLMLNLNNFDWKVIEWVARNYRTQQDDSNITTILKRKFNAWKELQKRLLDVIINNLNNKNFKNKWQNWEKLIDENASYLILYFCQSMLAKLETEKITGNSWRNKKRRKQIDSTVEIEAKLKENIDNLSLRFNEGEIKLYDFIPAEKDSVPLKKEVSPALKADTNDILGDLASLKQRMSSFGTVGKKNKQEENRATPVKNWSRVQNWKPKPFGVL, encoded by the coding sequence ATGATACCACCACGAATCGTTCCATGGAGGGATTTTGCTGAACTAGAGGAGCTGAAACTTTGGTTTTACCCGAAAAGCAAAGGAACCATTGAAGATAAGCGACAGCGTGCAGTGCAAAGAGTACAGAGCTACCGACTAAAGGGTTCCCAATATTTACCTCACGTGGTGGACTCTACAGCACAAATAACATGTGCGGTATTGCTAGACGAAAAGGAAGCGTGTTTAGGAGTACATCAGGATTCTATTCCTATCCGGTTATCGTATGTAATGGCTTTGATTCGGTTTGTCAATGGCTTATTGGATCCAACGCAACAATCTCAGTTCGCTATTCCCTTACACACATTAGCTGCTAAAATTGGACTGCCGTCCTGGTTTGTTGATTTGAGACACTGGGGTACACATGAGAGAGATTTACCTGGATTAGAAATGCTTCGTTGGGCCGCCAATGAAGCGTTATCTTGGCTATATGATCACTACTGGAACGATGAGGAATTAGAAGATGACAgggatgatgatgacgatgatgatgatacCGGTTACGGATACAGAAGAAATGATAAACTGGAGAAATATATGGAGTCATTAACTAAAACACTTGATAAATGGAAGCGACTTAGAAACGAGTTTCTGGAATACAAATGGGTGTGGGAGAATGCAAACGATAGTTTAATTACAAGTAGTAACTTTTCTGGGGATAATTTGGTGAACTATGATGCcgaaaagaggaaaagttCACACGCAAGTTCATCAGAAACTATGATCAGGGAAAATTTGCGTCAATGGCAAGAACTTTGGAAATTATCCATTTATCACAATGTGGTTcttgagaaattttttaacaatTATGACCCACTTTTACTCAAAGTTTTAATGCTTaatttgaacaattttgaTTGGAAGGTCATTGAGTGGGTAGCTAGGAATTACAGAACCCAACAAGATGATAGTAATATAACGACAAttttaaaaaggaaattcaATGCCTGGAAAGAACTACAAAAAAGGCTGTTAGATGTTATTATAAATAACCTtaacaataaaaattttaaaaataaatggcAAAATTGGGAGAAActtattgatgaaaatgcGTCATACTTGATATTGTATTTTTGCCAATCTATGCTGGCCAAACTAGAgactgaaaaaattactggTAACTCATggagaaacaaaaaacgGAGAAAACAAATTGATAGCACAGTGGAAATCGAGGCAAAACTGAAGGAAAACATAGACAATTTATCATTAAGGTTTAATGAAGGTGAAATAAAGCTGTATGATTTTATTCCTGCGGAAAAAGATTCCGTTCCATTGAAGAAGGAAGTGAGTCCGGCATTAAAGGCTGATACCAATGATATACTAGGCGATTTGGCGTCTTTGAAACAGAGAATGAGCAGTTTCGGAACAgtaggtaaaaaaaataaacaagaGGAGAACAGAGCTACACCAGTAAAAAATTGGTCAAGGGTTCAAAATTGGAAACCCAAACCCTTTGGTGTCCTGTAA